The following DNA comes from Rosa rugosa chromosome 5, drRosRugo1.1, whole genome shotgun sequence.
GCATGAGGTTGATTTCTTGGAACTGTCAGGGGCTTGGATCCTCCCTGACAAGGAAAGCTTTGAGGAAGATTTGCAGAAGACAGAAACCAGATTTTCTGTTTCTAATGGAGACAAGACAACAGGAGAAGACTATCAAAGACTGGAAGAAACAATTGAGATTCACAGATTATCATGTTGTAAACCCCCTCCGCACTGGAGGGGGTTTAATTAGCTCTGTTTTGGGGTGAAAATGTCCAGGTTCATATTCTCGATTCCACTCCAAACTATATAGATACTACTGTTTCTTTTATTTCTGATGCTTTTGTGTGTAAGATAACATGGTTTTACGGCAACCCTCAGGAGAATGAGAAAAAAGCCTTTTGGAGTTTGATGTCCCGACGGTTTGTTAGCGAAGTTCAACCTTGGTTAGTGATTGGAGATTTCAATGAAATTCTTGATACCTCAGAGAAATGGGGAGGTGACATTTCTTCCCAGTGGAGATTGAATTTGGTTCGGGACTTTTTAAGTGGTAGGCAACTCAGAGATCTTCATTATAATGGTCCTGAATTTACTTGGTTTGCAGTGCGACATGATCGTGTTTTTATAAAGGAACGGTTGGATAGAGCTCTAGGTAATCTGGCCTGGTGCTCCTCACAGTCTCGAACCCAACTTTTCCGTCTACCAAAAATTGGTTCTGATCATAGGCCAATTCTTTTGGATACTCACCCTATTGCTGTCAAAACCCAGTCCCCTTTTCGCTTTGAACAATATTGGACTACTCATGAAGATTATGCTGGTATTATCCATGATTCTTGGCATCAGAGATCACATGACCAACCTATGTCAGTTTGGAATTCTAATCTTTCTCGTTGTGGAAAAGCTCTAAAGTCCTGGAGTAAGAAAACTTTCTTCAATCCTACTGCTCAAGTGAATGATCTGCTTGCGGACATGGAAAAGCTCTATGAATCAAATCAACCAAATGTGCAGCAAGACATCCAGAATTTAACTTCCCAAATTGAAAAACTCTGAACGCAAGATGAAATGCATTGGCAGCAAAGGTCAAGGGTTAACTGGCTGAAATTGGGTGATAAAAATACAAGTTTTTTCCATCATTCCACCTTGCAGAGAAGACAATTCAATTCGGTTCTCCGCCTTCAGGATGTGAATGGTATATGGCTGGAAACTCATAATGACATCTCCAACCACTTTCTGGATTATTTTCAGGATTTGTTCACCTCAAATGGTCCTCAACAATGGGCAGAAGTTCTGGATTTTGTGGACACCTTAGTTACTCCTGATATGAATGTGCAGCTTTTGAGTCCAATTTCTCTCCAAGAGGTTAAAGAAGCTGTTTTTGATCTTGGTGCTACCAAGGCCCCTGGCCCTGACGGTTTTTCCGGAATTTTTTATCAAAATCAGTGGGACTTGGTGCGGACTTTAATACATGAATCTACCATTCAACACCAGCAGACTGTTGCTTTGCTACAAACTATGAATCGCTCCCATCTAGCTCTTATTCCCAAGGTTAAAGCTCCGGCAAATGCTACTCATTTTCGTCCAATAGCCCTCTGTAACTTTTCTTATAAGATTCTAACCAAGATCATTGTGAATCGTTTGAAACCTTTCATGGCAAGCCTTGTTACTGAGAATCAGTCCGCCTTTGTCTCAGATAGACAAATTCAAGACAATATTGTTGTTGCTCATGAACTTTTTCATCGGTTAAAGCTCCGCCGATCAGGGAACAATGCAGCTTTTGGTTTAAAGCTAGATATGAATAAGGCCTATGATCGTATTGAGTGGGATTTCTTGCAGGCAGTCCTAAAAAAGATGGGTTTTGCAGATCAATGGGTGACTTTGGTTATGAATTGTGTCCGAACTTCCTCCCTTTCTGTGCTTCTTAATGGGAAACCAGGGCCTTTTTTCAAACCAACCCGTGGTCTCAGACAAGGAGATCCCTTgtcaccttttctttttctttttgttaatgaCGTTCTTTCAAAAATGGTCATTAAATGTTGCAGATGCTCCCTACTGAAACCTGTGACTATTGGTCCACAAGAATTAGGAATCAGTCAtcttttctttgcagatgacTCCCTGTTCTTCCTTCAAGCCACTCTACAGAACTGTGAAATGTTGTCTGATCTCCTCCATACTTATTGTGTAGCTTCGGGGCAACTGATAAATGTGGACAaatcttctattttttttagtcCAAATACACAACCTGAAATTGTTCATTTGTTGAGTGCTGTTATGCAAATCCCAATTGTTTTTGATCCAGGAAAATACTTGGGGCTTCCAACCTTCTGGCATCGATCAAAAAAGGCTGCTCTTGGTTTTATCAAGGACTCAATATCCAAGAAAGTTCAGGGATGGAAACAGGCTACTCTTAGTCAAGCTGGGAAAGAAACTCTTATCAAGGCTATTGCCACGGCTATCCCAGCTTATCCTATGGCATGTTTTAAATTTCCAGTCTCTCTTTGCACTCAATTGAATGGTATTTTGGCAAATTTCTGGTGGGGAAATCAAGATTCTAATGGACTGCATTGGAAGTCTTGGAATTTCCTAAGTTTGCCTAAACAAGACGGTGGAATGGGATTCAGAAATTTGGTAGAATTCAATGATTCATTGCTGGCTAAACAAGCTTGGAGACTTACTCACAATCCCACTTCTTTATGGGCTCGTGTCCTGCAGCAACTGTATTTTCCATCGACTTCTTTTCGTTTCGCAAGAAAAGGTGCTTCAGCTTCTTGGATTTGGTCAAGCCTGTTAATTGGTAGAGATGTTATTCATTTTGAATCTCTTTGGAACATTGGtaatggtacttctgttcaGATAGGCAGTGATACATGGATCCCTTCCAACCCTCCCTCTTTGATCCATCTTCCGCTGGACTATAGGAACTTTCAGGTTGGTTCTCTCATCAATTGGAACACAAAAACGTGGAATCTGGAGCAAGTCAAAGACCTCATTACACCTGCACAATCCCTCTTGATTTCTGCTATTCCTATTACTGATCAAAACATTTCTGATACGCTGATATGGCCTCACACCAGAAACGGTGGTTTTACTGTTAAGTCAGGTTATCATCTCCTTCACTCTCGTTCTCAAGTTGGAGTAATGCAACATCCTCACAATTCATATGCTATTCCTAGCAGTCTTTGGTCCTGGATTTGGAAGCTTCAAACTATTCCTCGAGTCAAAAATTTCTTATGGCGTGCTTGTCATGGTATTCTTCCAACAAAGGGCAATTTATTTAGAAGACATATTGCATCTTCAGCTGAGTGTCAGTTATGCCTGACCCAAATGAAACAACTGAACATGctcttctcacttgtccttggATTGTAAGTGCTTGGTTTGCTCATCCCCTATCTTACAAAGTTCCTCTACAAGCTATCACTTCTTTTGAAAGTTGGCTCTTCAACATAAGCCAAATGGATACCCCTGCTAATTTTGTCACCCATGTTGTGTTCTTTCTGTGGAGAATTTGGAAGCATAGATGTGATTGTTTTTTTAATAAGCTATCTCCAAATCCAATCAAGATTGCTTTGTCTGCTTTTAAAGCGGCGACTGAATTCCTTGCAGCTCACTCATTAACGAGTTTAGATTCAGATTTTGGGTGTCACACCATTCCCAATACTATTCCTGTTAAGTGGTCTCCGCCTTCTGTAAATGCCATCCTCATCAATACTGATGCTTCTTGGCAGAAGGATACCCTTATGTGTGGAGTGGCAGCTTTGGCTAGAAACTGGAAAGGTTCTTTGATTGCCGGTAAAACGGCAAAAATGCTCGCTCCTTCCCCTTTGGCAGCAGAAGCATTAGCAGTTCGGGAAGCAATTCTTCTGGCAAACTCCTTCCCTCATATGGATGTCATTATCTCTTCAGATTCTCAAACTTTGATCAACTCCATCTCCCATAATCTCC
Coding sequences within:
- the LOC133711181 gene encoding uncharacterized protein LOC133711181 translates to MDTPANFVTHVVFFLWRIWKHRCDCFFNKLSPNPIKIALSAFKAATEFLAAHSLTSLDSDFGCHTIPNTIPVKWSPPSVNAILINTDASWQKDTLMCGVAALARNWKGSLIAGKTAKMLAPSPLAAEALAVREAILLANSFPHMDVIISSDSQTLINSISHNLPASDWKAATIISQVQYLSSTRQFNWSWISRKANKAAHHVASLVNSGKCPSNWVRHPPSSLLEILLYDGLPGPPLV